The genomic interval GAGGAAGATGTGATGGCGTTGCTAAGCGAACACTTCAAGAGCAACGACTACGCGCTGCTTTCAGGCGGAAGCATGATGTATATCGACGCTGTGTGTAACGGTATTGATGACATTCCAACTGTTGACGAGGGAACACGCGAATTGCTGAAACGACGACTTAAGGAAGAAGGACTTGAGGCACTCTGCGAGGAGCTGAAAAGACTGGACCCTGAGCACTATGAAATTGTTGACAGGCACAATCCGCGAAGAGTGGTACACGCGCTGGAGATATGTCTTATGACAGGCAAGACCTACACTTCGTTCAGGAAGAACGAGCGCAAGCAGCGCCCATTCCGAATCATAAAGACGGCTCTCAATCGTCCTCGAGAAGAGCTGTATGACAGAATAAACAGAAGAGTGGACCAGATGATGGGCGACGGACTGCTTGAAGAGGCGAAGTCACTCTACAGCAAACGCGAGCTAAATGCTCTGAACACCGTGGGCTACAAAGAGATGTTTGCCTATCTCGACGGAGTATGGCCACTCGAAGAAGCTGTAGAGAGGCTGAAGGGCAACACACGACGCTATGCGCGCAAACAGCTGACATGGTATAAGAAAGACCCCGACATAACGTGGTTTGACATAAACAAAAATACAACGGAAGACTTGCTTTCCTATCTAAACAACTATGACAAACAATAGAATGGCTGAAACGGTAAAGACAATAATGGGAGCGACAAAGACCATATTGAAAGGCGCAAAGAAATGTCTTGCAGCATGCAAGAATGGGTTTATGTGGTTTTTTAAGGGCAGACCCTGGTATGTCAAGATATTGTCATCGCTGCTCATAATAATAGTGACGTTCGTGCTCTACCTGCTGGCTGTTGACAACAACTTCCTCTGGCTCTTCGGCAAGTCACCAAGCATGATGACTGTGAAGAACACGCGTCCTGCACAGGCGTCAGAGATATATAGCGCTGACAGCATAATGATAGGCAAGTTCTTCAGCGAGAACCGCACACCAGTGAAATACGAGGATGTGAATCCCATCTTCTGGCAGGCACTCATAGATACTGAGGACGAGCGTTTCTACCATCATCACGGCATAGACTATCAGGCATTCTTCGCAGCACTGAAAGACTATGTGGTACACCACGATGCACGAGGTGCCTCAACCATAACACAGCAGCTGGCAAAGAACCTCTTCCGCGTACGTACAGAGTACTCGACAGGTGCGCTCGGAAACGTGGCAGGACTGAAGATGCTCATCATGAAGAGCAAGGAATGGATAACAGCCACAAAGCTGGAATGGAACTTCTCAAAGGAGGAGATTCTTACTATGTATGCCAATACTGTTGACTTCGGCAGTAACTCGTTTGGCATAAAGACAGCATGCAAGACCTACTTCGGCAAGAGTCCTAAGGACATCACCCCAGACCAGGCAGCAATACTCGTGGGCATGCTAAAGGCAACCACCTATTACAACCCACGTCTGAACCCTGAAAACAGCAAGAAGCGCCGTAACACCGTTCTCGACCTGATGCTCAAGCACGGACATCTGACAGAGGTGCAGTGTGACTCACTGAAGCAGAAGGACATCACACTCGACTACAGCGTAGAAAAAGTATATGACGGACAGGCCACCTATTTCCGTGAGGAGATAGCCAACCAGCTGCGCGACTGGTGCAGGGAGAAAGGACTGGACCTCTACACATCGGGACTGAAGATCTATACCACCATAGATACTCGCATGCAGCACTATGCCGAGGAAGCTGCAAAGGAACAGATGGCGATAATACAGAAGAAGTTCAACGACCACTGGGGAAGGACAAACCCATGGCAGGACGAGCGCCATCAGGAGATTCCGAACTTCATAGAAAACATTGCGAAGCGACTGCCATTATACAAGAAGCTGAAGAAACGCTTCCCGGAATCTCAGGACTCGATAGACTATTATCTCAACCTCCCCCACCCTGTCAAGCTGTTCAGCTATGACGGACAGATAGAGGCAGAGATGTCAACACTCGACTCCATAAGATATATGGAGCACTTCATGCACTGCGGCTTCGTTGCAATGGAAGCGGAGACAGGACATGTGAAAGCATGGGTGGGCGACATAGATTTCGACACTTGGAAGTATGACAAGGTGACAGCAATGCGTCAGCCAGGCTCAACATTCAAGCTGTTCGTCTATACAGAAGCTATGAATCAGGGAATGGTGCCTTGCGACACACGCGTGGACTCCTACTTCTCAATGAAGGTATATGATGCCGACAAGAAGAAGGAAGTGCTTTGGGCTCCCACCAATGCCAACGGATATTTCTCAAACATGGAGACCCCGCTGAAGTCGGCATTCGCACAGAGCATAAACTCAATAGCCGTGAAGGTGGCTCAGGAAGTGGGCATAGAAAGAGTGGCAAAGACAGCCCATGAGATGGGCATAAAAAGCAAGCTCGACGAGACACCATCGCTGGCTCTCGGCTCAAGCGACGTGAACCTGCTGGAGCTTGTCAATGCCTACTCAACAGCTGTCAACGACGGTGTGTTCCATGAGCCGGTACTTGTTACGAAGATAGAAGACCGCGACGGAAACGTGATATTCGAAGCACCCGACGAGAAGCGACAGGCCATATCCTACAGAAGTGCCTTCCTAATGCAGCAGATGCTGATGGCAGGAATGCGCGAGCCAGGAGGCACAAGCATGAACATGTGGAGATTCGTGCGCAACTTCTCTGACACTGACTTCGGAGGAAAGACTGGAACATCAAACAACCACTCTGACGCATGGTTCGTAGGCATCTGTCCGAAACTCGTTTGCGGAGCATGGGTTGGTGGCGAATACAGAGCCATACATTTCCGTACAGGACAGCTCGGCCAGGGCTCACGAACAGCACTGCCCATCTGCGGCGACTTCTTTGAGAAGGTGCTCAGCGACCCTAACTTCAAGCAGTACCGTGGACGCTTCGCAGCTCCTCACGACGAGACGCTGCGCTCAGACATGTATCAATGTCCTTTTGTCTATTACGTACCAGAGGATAGCGTCAGCGCTGACAGCCTCGGCAACTGGGACACTAAGAAGACATGGGAAAACGATTCTATTGAATAGAGGTGAGAAGTGAGAGGTGAGAAGTGAGAGGTAAGAAGTGAGAGGTGAGAGGTTAGAAATGGAGCTCGATTTAGACAATAAAGAGTGGCAGGATGCCATACAGATTGTGAACTTTACCAGACGCTCGCTTTTTCTCACAGGAAAGGCAGGTACAGGTAAGTCCACATTCCTGAGATATATTGCCAAGAACACGAAGAAGAAGCACGTCATTCTTGCCCCTACAGGCATAGCAGCCATCAACGCTGGTGGCTCCACACTGCACAGCTTCTTCCGACTGCCATTCCACCCTCTCCTACCCAACGATATCCAGTATGACAGGCGCCACATACGCGACACGCTGAAATATACCAGTGCACAACGCAAGCTGTTGCGCGAGGTGGAGCTGATTATCATCGACGAGATATCAATGGTGAGGGCCGACATCATTGACTTTATAGACAAAGTGCTGCGTATCTTCACACGCAACGAAGAACCATTTGGTGGAAAGCAACTGTTGCTCGTGGGCGACATTTTTCAGCTCGAACCGGTATTGAAAGAAGAAGACCGCCAACTGCTCAGTCCCTTCTATCAGTCGGCTTATTTCTTCAACGCCAAGGTATGGCAGAAGATGCCGCTTGTCTCTATTGAGCTGAAGAAAGTCTATCGACAGAAAGACGACCATTTCATAGGAATACTCGACAGAATAAGGCAGAACAGCGCTACAGCTATAGACCTACAGCAATTGAATAGCAGAGTGGACAAGGAGCGCGATGATGACAATGGACTGCAGATTATTCTCGCTGCCCGACGCGACATTGTTGACTACACTAACGAGCAGCGCCTCAACGAGCTTGAAGGCACGCCAACCATCTTCCACGGAATAATTAATGGTGACTTCCCTGAATCGTCGCTTCCCACACCAATGGAGCTACAGATAAAGCTGGGAGCACAGGTCATCTTCATAAAGAACGACAAGGAGAAACGCTGGGTCAACGGCACCTTAGGCATAGTGACAGAGATTGACGAAGAAGAAGGTGTAATCACAGTGACCGATGAAGCAGGAGCTGACTTCCATGTAGAGCGTGACGTGTGGGAAAACATGCGCTATACCTTCGACAACACGGAGAAGAAGATTGTAGAAGAACTCCTTGGCACATACACCCAATTTCCCATAAGACTGGCATGGGCGATAACTGTTCACAAGAGCCAGGGTCTCACATTCAACCAGGTGTCTATAGACTTTACAGGCGGAGTGTTCGCAGGCGGACAGACCTATGTTGCCCTGTCACGATGCACATCGCTCCAAGGAATAACACTAAAGACACCCATACGTCAGAACGACATCTTCGTCAGGGCCGAGGTAGTGCAGTTCGCAAAGATGTTCAACAACAAGAACCAGATAGCCCGCGTGATGAAGGAAGGCGAAGCCGACAAGCAATACCATGATGCTATCAAGGCATTCGACAGAGGCGACTTCGGAGCTTTCCTCGACAATTTCTTCCTTGCCATACACAGCCGATATGACATAGAAAAGCCCCTCGCCAAGAGATTCATAAAGAAGAAGCTTGAGATAATAAACAAGCAAAAGGCAGAGATAGCTGCACTGAAAGAAGAAAAGAAGCAGCGCGAAAAGACTCTTAAGAGACTGGCTGCTGAATATACTCTTCTTGGAAAGGAATGTGAGGAGGAGGGAATGACCGATGCTGCCATACGCAATTACAACAAAGCGTTGGAACTTTATCCCGATGCACCTGATCCAAAGAAAAGGCTGAAAAAGTTGCAAAAACAGGGATAGAAATCAATACTTTAGAAAAATTTACAATTGTGTGGGCACACAATTCAAAAAGTAAAAAAAACACAAAGAAAAGTTTGGAGGCTAAGAAAAAAATGCCTATCTTTGTGTCGTTATCCTGAAAACAATCTTTTTACCTTAAAAGAACTAATACCTATTGAAGATGGAAGTGGCTGTCTGCGAAGACCGCCGCTTTTGCTTTTTATATAGTTCATTTTCTGAAAATACTAATGTCTTTTCCCAGAAAAATGCATAATACGTTTTTTAAGAAAAAAACATATTTATTATATAAGGAAATCACAACTTTTCATTACCTTTGCAGCCAAACATACAAAGAATAATAAAAACTAGAAAAACATGAGTCAAGACACAGAAAGAAAAACCCTAACACTTAAGACTCTTACAAAGAGTACGGTATGGGATGTTCAAGAAAATGATATTTTCCGCATGTGGGAAGGTGCAGAGAAAGACTCTGACACACGAGAGAATCTTCGCCACTATACCGACATTATCCGTAGCGCTTTCATGATTGAGGAGATAGAAGACACCCCTATCATGAAGACAAAATACGAGAAGCAAGGATATAAGGTGGCACAGCTGAAGCTCGATGAGGACAAAAAGATTACATGG from Prevotella sp. E13-27 carries:
- the miaA gene encoding tRNA (adenosine(37)-N6)-dimethylallyltransferase MiaA; the encoded protein is MVITGPTAVGKTELCLDIAQHFGIPIINADSRQIYRELKIGTAAPTEEQLRRVRHFFVGSLSIDDYYSASNYEEDVMALLSEHFKSNDYALLSGGSMMYIDAVCNGIDDIPTVDEGTRELLKRRLKEEGLEALCEELKRLDPEHYEIVDRHNPRRVVHALEICLMTGKTYTSFRKNERKQRPFRIIKTALNRPREELYDRINRRVDQMMGDGLLEEAKSLYSKRELNALNTVGYKEMFAYLDGVWPLEEAVERLKGNTRRYARKQLTWYKKDPDITWFDINKNTTEDLLSYLNNYDKQ
- a CDS encoding transglycosylase domain-containing protein encodes the protein MWFFKGRPWYVKILSSLLIIIVTFVLYLLAVDNNFLWLFGKSPSMMTVKNTRPAQASEIYSADSIMIGKFFSENRTPVKYEDVNPIFWQALIDTEDERFYHHHGIDYQAFFAALKDYVVHHDARGASTITQQLAKNLFRVRTEYSTGALGNVAGLKMLIMKSKEWITATKLEWNFSKEEILTMYANTVDFGSNSFGIKTACKTYFGKSPKDITPDQAAILVGMLKATTYYNPRLNPENSKKRRNTVLDLMLKHGHLTEVQCDSLKQKDITLDYSVEKVYDGQATYFREEIANQLRDWCREKGLDLYTSGLKIYTTIDTRMQHYAEEAAKEQMAIIQKKFNDHWGRTNPWQDERHQEIPNFIENIAKRLPLYKKLKKRFPESQDSIDYYLNLPHPVKLFSYDGQIEAEMSTLDSIRYMEHFMHCGFVAMEAETGHVKAWVGDIDFDTWKYDKVTAMRQPGSTFKLFVYTEAMNQGMVPCDTRVDSYFSMKVYDADKKKEVLWAPTNANGYFSNMETPLKSAFAQSINSIAVKVAQEVGIERVAKTAHEMGIKSKLDETPSLALGSSDVNLLELVNAYSTAVNDGVFHEPVLVTKIEDRDGNVIFEAPDEKRQAISYRSAFLMQQMLMAGMREPGGTSMNMWRFVRNFSDTDFGGKTGTSNNHSDAWFVGICPKLVCGAWVGGEYRAIHFRTGQLGQGSRTALPICGDFFEKVLSDPNFKQYRGRFAAPHDETLRSDMYQCPFVYYVPEDSVSADSLGNWDTKKTWENDSIE
- a CDS encoding AAA family ATPase, whose amino-acid sequence is MELDLDNKEWQDAIQIVNFTRRSLFLTGKAGTGKSTFLRYIAKNTKKKHVILAPTGIAAINAGGSTLHSFFRLPFHPLLPNDIQYDRRHIRDTLKYTSAQRKLLREVELIIIDEISMVRADIIDFIDKVLRIFTRNEEPFGGKQLLLVGDIFQLEPVLKEEDRQLLSPFYQSAYFFNAKVWQKMPLVSIELKKVYRQKDDHFIGILDRIRQNSATAIDLQQLNSRVDKERDDDNGLQIILAARRDIVDYTNEQRLNELEGTPTIFHGIINGDFPESSLPTPMELQIKLGAQVIFIKNDKEKRWVNGTLGIVTEIDEEEGVITVTDEAGADFHVERDVWENMRYTFDNTEKKIVEELLGTYTQFPIRLAWAITVHKSQGLTFNQVSIDFTGGVFAGGQTYVALSRCTSLQGITLKTPIRQNDIFVRAEVVQFAKMFNNKNQIARVMKEGEADKQYHDAIKAFDRGDFGAFLDNFFLAIHSRYDIEKPLAKRFIKKKLEIINKQKAEIAALKEEKKQREKTLKRLAAEYTLLGKECEEEGMTDAAIRNYNKALELYPDAPDPKKRLKKLQKQG